The following coding sequences lie in one Glycine soja cultivar W05 chromosome 16, ASM419377v2, whole genome shotgun sequence genomic window:
- the LOC114391135 gene encoding membrane-anchored ubiquitin-fold protein 3-like produces the protein MPEEEVVELKFRLYDGSDIGPFRYSPASTIAMLKDRIFADWPKDKKIIPKAANDIKLISAGKILENHKTVGQCRVPFGELPKGVITMHVVVQPSLLKAKTEKKVDEVPRKHICACSIL, from the exons ATGCCGGAGGAAGAAGTAGTGGAGCTCAAGTTCCGTCTCTACGATGGATCCGACATCGGTCCCTTCCGTTACTCCCCTGCCTCCACCATCGCCATGCTCAAGGACCGCATTTTTGCAGACTGGcccaaag ACAAGAAGATTATACCAAAAGCAGCAAATGATATAAAACTGATAAGTGCTGGCAAAATTTTGGAGAACCACAAGACAGTTGGCCAGTGTAGAGTACCTTTTGGCGAGCTTCCCAAAGGGGTTATAACCATGCATGTTGTGGTCCAGCCATCTTTGCTCAAAGCAAAAACAG AGAAAAAAGTTGATGAGGTGCCCAGAAAACATATATGTGCATGTTCGATATTGTGA
- the LOC114390270 gene encoding DELLA protein RGL1-like, producing the protein MMNSLCGSSVSLKSENNNSRTKVQQPTTPSNDSVMQSKKNNATQSSGDLDQTSLTPPSLNLPSLKFDLDGDVEVQSPDSSMWESFFADHNLDGDFMISSPVRTPQASSYNCNYNYAQGMQGQSLSGCSPPRFSSSQIGAFNSNKGKGLSPLHRVFNSPNNQYMQHVENLSLPAIEFLEDYQLGYSSSTTNKMCCSDHNNIASSSECFDLSMSHQIPSSMLDGLALHNSSSRYHRGSVVVDEESSVHGGGAGGFSQLSEESDIYHQMGSMASASLSQALQQEHYQEKQQAQQLQQQQQQQQQHQQENLMVPIPIGVEQEQDSGLQLVHLLLACAEAVAKEEYMLARRYLHHLNRVVTPLGDSMQRVAACFTDSLSVRLNSTLTPKPTTPSKPLTPSNSLEVLKIYQIVYQACPYVKFAHFTANQAIFEAFETEERVHVIDLDILQGYQWPAFMQALAARPAGAPFLRITGVGPSIDAVRETGRCLTELAHSLRIPFEFHAVGEQLEDLKPHMLNRRVGEALAVNAVNRLHRVPGNHLGNLLTMLRDQAPSIVTLVEQEASHNGPYFLGRFLEALHYYSAIFDSLDATFPAESAQRAKVEQYIFAPEIRNIVACEGPERFERHERLEKWRKMMEGKGFKGVVLSPNAVTQSKILLGLYSCEGYRLTEDKGCLLLGWQDRAIVAASAWRC; encoded by the exons atgatgaattcaTTGTGTGGAAGCTCAGTGTCCCTCAAGAGTGAGAACAACAACTCTAGAACCAAAGTCCAACAACCCACCACTCCTTCAAATGACTCAGTTATGCAATCCAAGAAAAACAATGCCACTCAATCCTCTGGTGATCTAGACCAAACCAGCCTAACCCCACCAAGCTTAAACCTTCCATCACTCAAATTTGACCTTGATGGAGATGTGGAAGTTCAGTCACCAGATAGTTCAATGTGGGAATCTTTTTTTGCTGACCACAATTTAGATGGTGATTTCATGATCTCTTCCCCAGTGAGGACCCCACAAGCCTCTTCCTACAATTGCAACTACAACTATGCTCAGGGAATGCAAGGCCAGAGTCTTTCAGGGTGTTCCCCACCTCGTTTCTCATCATCACAAATTGGAGCCTTCAACAGCAACAAAGGCAAAGGACTTAGCCCCCTCCACAGGGTTTTCAACTCACCCAACAATCAATACATGCAGCATGTTGAGAACCTCTCACTGCCAGCAATAGAGTTCTTGGAGGACTACCAATTAGGGTACTCTTCATCAACAACCAACAAGATGTGTTGCTCTGATCACAACAACATTGCAAGTTCATCTGAGTGCTTTGACTTGTCAATGTCTCATCAAATCCCTTCGTCCATGTTGGATGGCTTGGCACTGCACAATTCCTCCTCGAGGTACCATCGTGGATCGGTTGTCGTCGACGAAGAATCGTCGGTGCACGGTGGTGGTGCTGGTGGCTTTTCTCAGCTATCAGAAGAGAGTGACATCTATCACCAGATGGGGTCCATGGCTAGTGCTTCTCTTTCACAGGCTCTACAACAAGAACACTACCAAGAGAAGCAGCAAGCACAACAactgcaacaacaacaacaacagcagcagcagcaccAGCAAGAGAATCTGATGGTGCCTATTCCAATAGGAGTCGAGCAG gagCAAGACAGCGGGCTTCAACTGGTGCACCTGCTCCTGGCATGCGCGGAGGCAGTAGCCAAAGAAGAATACATGCTGGCAAGAAGGTACCTCCACCACCTCAACCGCGTCGTCACCCCCTTAGGCGACTCCATGCAGCGCGTCGCCGCCTGCTTCACCGACTCCCTAAGCGTCAGGCTCAACTCCACCCTCACTCCCAAACCTACAACACCTTCCAAACCCTTAACCCCTTCAAACTCCCTCGAGGTCCTCAAGATCTACCAGATCGTCTACCAGGCCTGTCCCTACGTCAAGTTCGCCCACTTCACCGCCAACCAGGCCATCTTCGAGGCTTTCGAGACCGAAGAACGCGTCCACGTCATCGATCTCGACATCCTCCAGGGCTACCAGTGGCCTGCCTTCATGCAGGCCCTGGCAGCCCGCCCAGCAGGCGCACCTTTTTTAAGGATCACGGGAGTGGGCCCCTCGATAGACGCTGTACGAGAAACCGGACGGTGTCTTACCGAGCTGGCCCACTCCCTACGGATCCCCTTCGAGTTCCACGCGGTCGGGGAACAACTTGAGGATCTCAAGCCACACATGTTAAACCGCCGTGTTGGGGAGGCGCTGGCGGTTAATGCGGTTAACCGCCTCCACCGCGTCCCCGGCAACCACTTGGGCAATTTGCTGACCATGCTACGTGACCAGGCACCTAGCATAGTAACTCTGGTGGAGCAAGAAGCGAGCCATAACGGACCTTACTTTCTAGGGCGTTTTCTTGAGGCATTGCATTACTACTCCGCCATTTTCGACTCGTTGGACGCCACTTTTCCGGCGGAGTCGGCGCAGCGGGCGAAGGTGGAGCAGTACATATTCGCGCCGGAGATACGAAACATCGTGGCGTGCGAGGGGCCGGAGAGGTTCGAGAGGCACGAGAGGTTAGAGAAGTGGCGGAAGATGATGGAGGGGAAGGGGTTCAAGGGAGTGGTGCTGAGTCCGAACGCGGTGACTCAGTCGAAGATATTGTTGGGGTTGTATTCATGTGAGGGGTATAGGTTGACGGAGGATAAGGGTTGCTTGTTGCTTGGGTGGCAGGATAGGGCCATCGTTGCTGCGTCTGCATGGCGCTGTTGA